A region of Bacteroidota bacterium DNA encodes the following proteins:
- a CDS encoding helix-turn-helix domain-containing protein: protein MSVQLSGGNIKIIFGLKIKQLRSEQNLSLVELAEKSHLSVSYLNEIEKGKKYPSGEKIASLSKALDIPYDKLVSIKLHKAHAPIASVLDSKILDEIPFEMFGIDRHKLVELISNAPAKVNAFISTIIEVARNHEFTQEHFLLAVLRSYQESHENYFPELEKSANSFAEKHSINNKVSVKPATLQKILEKEFGYEVNDTELPTYKEIKHMRAVSLEGKKKLLLNPALDDSQRAFIMAREIGFHYLHLKERPFTLPLMKVESFDHVLNNFKASYFAGALLMNEQSLVADMEKFFSAKKWSEENFLKLISKYTSSHETFIHRLTNILPYHFNLNNLFFLRFDNKIGTGHYALTKELHLNQLHNPHGSNLDEHYCRRWVSIRVLKEMEKKKRKSKEPVVGIQRSKYHNSENESRIQELSATNRPSRFVVWKHRIITD, encoded by the coding sequence TTGTCCGTGCAGTTAAGCGGAGGTAATATCAAAATCATTTTCGGGCTGAAGATTAAACAACTTCGAAGCGAACAGAACCTTTCGCTTGTTGAACTTGCCGAGAAAAGCCATCTATCGGTTTCTTACCTGAATGAAATAGAAAAAGGCAAAAAGTATCCATCGGGAGAAAAAATTGCTTCACTTTCCAAAGCGCTGGACATTCCTTATGATAAACTGGTTTCCATAAAACTTCACAAAGCGCATGCACCCATCGCTTCGGTGCTTGATTCAAAAATTCTGGATGAGATTCCGTTTGAGATGTTCGGCATTGACAGGCATAAACTGGTGGAACTGATTTCAAATGCTCCCGCGAAAGTGAACGCATTTATCTCCACCATCATTGAAGTGGCGCGCAACCATGAGTTTACACAGGAACATTTTCTTCTTGCCGTTCTTCGCTCTTACCAGGAATCTCATGAAAATTATTTTCCCGAACTTGAAAAATCCGCGAACTCGTTTGCGGAAAAACATTCTATTAATAATAAGGTATCGGTTAAACCCGCAACGCTTCAGAAAATTCTGGAAAAAGAATTTGGGTATGAAGTGAATGATACAGAACTTCCGACATATAAAGAGATAAAGCACATGCGTGCTGTTTCTCTCGAAGGAAAGAAAAAACTCCTGCTGAACCCCGCGCTCGATGATTCTCAGCGCGCATTTATCATGGCAAGAGAAATTGGTTTTCACTATTTGCATTTGAAGGAAAGACCTTTCACGCTTCCGCTGATGAAAGTGGAATCGTTCGACCACGTGCTCAATAATTTTAAAGCATCCTATTTTGCAGGCGCATTGCTGATGAATGAGCAATCGCTTGTTGCTGATATGGAAAAGTTCTTCTCTGCAAAAAAATGGAGTGAAGAAAATTTCCTGAAACTGATTTCCAAATACACCTCTTCGCACGAAACATTTATTCATCGCCTGACAAATATTCTACCTTATCATTTCAACCTGAATAATCTTTTCTTCCTGCGCTTCGACAACAAAATCGGAACAGGGCATTATGCTTTGACAAAGGAACTTCACCTGAATCAGCTTCACAATCCTCACGGAAGTAATTTGGATGAACACTATTGCAGGCGATGGGTTTCCATCCGTGTTCTGAAGGAAATGGAAAAGAAAAAAAGAAAATCGAAAGAACCTGTAGTTGGAATTCAGCGCTCTAAATATCATAACTCGGAAAACGAATCCCGAATTCAAGAACTTAGCGCAACAAATCGACCTAGTAGATTTGTTGTATGGAAACACAGAATTATCACAGATTAA
- the aceB gene encoding malate synthase A encodes MSPVTATLLKGIEINAPVLDAHMSILTTDALEFIAHLHRRFNVRRKQLLAKRFERQQEIDKGIFPSFLPETKHIRESEWTVAPLSKDLLDRRVEITGPVDRKMIINALNSGANVFMADFEDSTSPTWNNIIEGQINLRDAVSGTITYYNNANGKTYRLNEKTAVLFVRPRGWHMEEKHFLVDDEFISASIFDFGLYFYHNVHELLKKGTAPYFYLPKIESHLEARLWNEIFTEAQKLLNIPLGTIKATVLIETILASFEMDEILFELRQHSAGLNCGRWDYIFSFIKKFRAHSDFVLPERSQVTMTTHFLRSYSQLLIQTCHKRNVHAMGGMAAQIPIKNDEETNLIALEKVCTDKEREAKDGHDGTWVAHPALVPIAKEIFNKHMPSQNQIHVKREDVKVSAKDLVQIPEGTITEEGIITNIDVAIQYIASWLRGTGCVPIYNLMEDAATAEISRTQIWQWLHNKNVKLSDGRIFSFDIYETIVPKAIAKIKNLVGEKSFRDEKYEEAFMLFNRMVNANHLHDFLTTLAYQQLD; translated from the coding sequence ATGTCGCCCGTAACTGCTACTCTCCTGAAAGGAATCGAAATCAATGCTCCCGTGCTGGATGCGCACATGAGCATTCTCACTACCGATGCACTTGAGTTCATCGCGCATCTTCACCGCAGGTTCAATGTGAGAAGGAAACAACTTCTTGCAAAACGTTTCGAGCGCCAGCAGGAAATTGACAAAGGAATTTTTCCTTCTTTCCTTCCGGAAACCAAACACATCCGCGAGAGCGAATGGACTGTGGCTCCGCTTTCCAAAGATTTGCTCGACCGTAGAGTTGAAATTACCGGTCCGGTTGACCGCAAGATGATTATCAATGCGCTCAACTCAGGAGCGAATGTTTTCATGGCGGATTTTGAGGATTCCACTTCACCGACATGGAATAATATCATTGAGGGACAAATAAATCTTCGCGATGCAGTGAGCGGAACGATTACCTATTATAATAACGCGAATGGAAAAACCTATCGCCTCAATGAAAAAACTGCCGTGCTGTTTGTCCGTCCGCGCGGATGGCACATGGAAGAAAAACATTTCTTGGTGGACGATGAATTTATTTCCGCTTCCATATTTGATTTCGGATTATACTTCTATCACAATGTTCACGAACTTCTGAAAAAAGGAACTGCTCCGTATTTCTATCTGCCGAAAATAGAAAGCCATCTGGAAGCGCGATTATGGAATGAGATTTTTACGGAAGCGCAGAAATTATTGAACATTCCTCTCGGAACAATTAAAGCAACCGTTCTGATTGAAACAATTCTCGCTTCGTTCGAGATGGATGAAATTCTTTTTGAACTGCGTCAGCATTCTGCGGGATTAAATTGCGGACGGTGGGATTATATTTTCAGTTTCATAAAAAAGTTCCGCGCGCATTCGGATTTTGTTCTGCCGGAACGCTCTCAGGTTACAATGACCACACACTTCCTGAGAAGTTATTCCCAGCTACTGATTCAAACCTGCCACAAACGAAATGTTCACGCGATGGGAGGAATGGCCGCTCAGATTCCGATTAAGAATGACGAAGAAACAAACCTGATTGCTCTTGAAAAAGTCTGCACGGATAAAGAACGCGAGGCAAAAGACGGACATGATGGAACATGGGTTGCGCATCCTGCCCTTGTTCCGATTGCAAAAGAAATTTTTAACAAGCACATGCCATCGCAAAATCAGATTCATGTAAAAAGAGAAGATGTAAAAGTTTCAGCGAAAGATTTAGTGCAAATTCCCGAAGGCACAATTACTGAGGAAGGAATCATCACCAACATTGATGTAGCGATTCAATACATCGCTTCCTGGCTGAGAGGGACGGGATGCGTGCCGATTTACAACCTGATGGAGGATGCAGCCACTGCGGAAATTTCCCGCACACAAATCTGGCAATGGCTTCATAACAAAAATGTAAAACTTTCGGACGGAAGAATTTTTTCCTTCGATATATATGAAACCATCGTGCCGAAAGCAATTGCTAAAATCAAAAATTTAGTAGGTGAGAAATCCTTTCGCGATGAAAAATACGAAGAAGCATTCATGCTTTTTAATAGAATGGTGAATGCAAATCATCTTCACGATTTTCTTACAACACTTGCATATCAACAATTAGATTAA